In one Nocardia tengchongensis genomic region, the following are encoded:
- a CDS encoding dynamin family protein, giving the protein MTGMVAANPLLTMVSETIAVARAAERGDLVARLETVAGKVRDPRRRILVAGLGNQGKSRFVNALVNLDVCPVADDVATAVTTVLSYGPQPRATVVAAGADGGENTREPVPFETVPALTARSPQGRAMLRLELEAPSQLLADGIVVVDTPGLGVHGTTGAAGVLAQAPAADAVLVLTDASTELTDPEVDFLRQVRELCPAVAVLVTKIDLYPHWRQVFEANRKHLRGNEIELPMLPVSALLRAHAMRLQDESLGRESGFGLVFQFLREQVVARDQAALRRAVALDISSAAEHLALALGSELVALRDPARGAAAIRELHAAKAEAEKLHRHTAAWQQTLGDGITDLAGDIDHDLRNRLRDIARTAEDWIDDHDPGKHWDSMDEWLTATVGSALGDNLVWTGTRAVKLAEQVATHFTDLGAVDLPEVRDTLDDDSRTESCTLADLEPDLGLGHKLLVGVRGSYGGVVMAGMVGTMAGMALINPLSLGAGVLLGGKAFSDDKKARLAKRRADAKLAVRRYLDDIAFHSGKETKDRLHRIHRLLRDHFTAIAERTLRSIDESLRAAQEAANVEAARRTERAAELERRLRVVGELRRHAGALLGPETHDALPPADRTQLPPGR; this is encoded by the coding sequence GACGGTCGCGGGCAAGGTTCGCGATCCGCGGCGCCGGATCCTGGTGGCGGGCTTGGGGAATCAGGGCAAGAGCCGATTCGTCAACGCCCTCGTCAACCTGGACGTGTGCCCGGTCGCCGATGACGTGGCGACCGCGGTGACCACCGTGCTGTCCTACGGCCCGCAACCGCGCGCGACGGTGGTCGCGGCGGGCGCGGACGGCGGCGAGAACACCCGGGAGCCGGTGCCTTTCGAGACGGTCCCGGCCCTCACCGCGCGCAGCCCGCAGGGCCGGGCGATGTTGCGCCTCGAGCTCGAGGCCCCGAGTCAGCTGCTCGCCGACGGCATCGTCGTGGTGGACACCCCGGGACTGGGCGTGCACGGAACCACCGGCGCGGCCGGGGTGCTCGCGCAGGCGCCGGCCGCGGACGCGGTGCTGGTGCTGACCGACGCGTCCACCGAACTCACCGATCCCGAAGTCGATTTCCTGCGTCAGGTGCGGGAGTTGTGCCCGGCGGTCGCGGTGCTGGTCACCAAGATCGACCTGTATCCGCACTGGCGGCAGGTGTTCGAGGCGAACCGGAAGCATCTGCGCGGCAACGAGATCGAGCTGCCGATGCTGCCGGTGTCGGCGCTGCTGCGCGCGCACGCCATGCGCCTGCAGGACGAGAGCCTGGGTCGTGAGTCCGGTTTCGGGCTGGTGTTCCAGTTCCTGCGGGAACAGGTGGTGGCACGGGATCAGGCTGCCCTGCGGCGCGCAGTCGCACTGGACATCTCCTCCGCCGCAGAGCATCTGGCGCTCGCGCTGGGTTCGGAGCTGGTGGCGTTGCGGGATCCGGCGCGAGGCGCGGCGGCCATCCGGGAACTGCACGCCGCCAAGGCCGAGGCGGAGAAGCTGCACCGCCACACCGCCGCCTGGCAGCAGACGTTGGGTGACGGCATCACCGACCTGGCCGGCGACATCGACCACGATCTGCGGAACCGGCTGCGCGATATCGCCCGCACCGCCGAGGACTGGATCGACGACCACGATCCCGGCAAGCACTGGGACAGCATGGACGAATGGCTCACGGCCACCGTGGGTTCGGCGCTCGGCGACAACCTGGTGTGGACCGGCACCCGCGCGGTGAAACTGGCCGAGCAGGTCGCCACCCACTTCACCGATCTGGGCGCGGTGGATCTGCCGGAGGTGCGCGACACCCTCGACGACGACTCCCGCACCGAGTCCTGCACCCTCGCCGATCTGGAACCGGACCTGGGTCTGGGCCACAAGCTGCTGGTGGGTGTGCGCGGCTCGTACGGCGGCGTGGTAATGGCGGGCATGGTCGGCACCATGGCGGGGATGGCGCTGATCAACCCGCTGTCGCTGGGCGCGGGAGTGCTGTTGGGCGGCAAGGCGTTCAGCGACGACAAGAAGGCTCGGCTGGCCAAGCGCCGCGCCGATGCCAAGCTGGCGGTGCGCCGCTATCTCGACGACATCGCCTTCCACAGCGGCAAGGAGACGAAGGACCGTCTGCACCGGATCCACCGGCTGCTGCGCGATCATTTCACCGCCATCGCCGAGCGCACTCTGCGCTCGATCGACGAATCGCTGCGCGCCGCCCAGGAGGCCGCCAACGTGGAGGCCGCCCGCCGCACCGAACGCGCCGCCGAACTCGAGCGCCGCCTGCGCGTGGTCGGTGAACTCCGCCGCCACGCCGGGGCGCTGCTCGGTCCGGAGACGCACGACGCGTTGCCCCCGGCCGACCGCACGCAACTCCCGCCCGGCCGCTGA